The following nucleotide sequence is from Nothobranchius furzeri strain GRZ-AD chromosome 6, NfurGRZ-RIMD1, whole genome shotgun sequence.
TGCTTTTAAAATTTGAAGGGCTGTTGCTCTATCCCCGACCTTCCTGAATGAGCCGAAAGCCACGCCTCCTAACGTGCACATGCAGGGAAAGCCGAGTCAAGTGAGAGAACATCTGAAATGTAGTGCTATTGGCCAATGTGGTAGGCTTGCAGAAATTATTAGTTTAGCTGTAaagccaggggagggacttaggagaaaaataaaatatgaaagatcaCACTTTTTCTCATAGAAcaaggtcagatggtcaaaattatTTTAACAATTCCAACTTACGTACCCTGCCTTTAATATCAGAATGTGATGTTAAATGTTCTACATTATCATGCATTCATACCACATAAATTGGTCTTTCTTCACCACAGATATCATTTTCATCTTATGGTGGCAAACAGGGCATCTCAGCTTCTTCTTTAGAAGGTGTTTCTTTTGCAGCCATTTAATCAGCCTCAGAGTcttctttttagtttgttttccctCTGTATGAGTGCGCAACTTCATCCCAAGAGGCATTCTAGTAGGAAAAAttatagatttatttaattatattattacattgaaatacTGGTATCTTCAGAATGTCATAGGTAAAAAAAGGTCACTGATATAGCAACAGATCAAGTCTTTGTATAATTCTCAAAGCATTCTTTGAAAAGTCAAGGAAAAATGTAAAACCATTAATTTGACCAAaaaattcaacacacaaaaaaaatcaagATATAAACATTTCTAGTTCCAGTTTATTTTACTTACTTAAAAAACACAGCACATACAGTTACTAACTGTATTGCCTCTGCAAtctatttgtgttgttttttttttctttttacaatacACAGCTCAACAGGAAGTAACACTTGCTAAATAAAAACCTGAATTTATAATTATGTTGACTTACTAAGAATGaccaaaaaaagaaagataaatggGTTTTTAATAAATATGTTAATTATCATTATTTATGACTACTCTTCCCTGCAAGCGAACTTGTAAATGCTGATAATtttcaaagaaaaatgtaaaaatggctaACACAACAGGAACAAGAATATTTAGTTAAGTTAATACAAAACATGCTACATTTACACAAAACATTTTCATTCTTAAAAATGATTTTTCTTCATCAGCTAAAGTAATATTTAAAAGTGAATTATAATTAAAAGAACAACCCTgcatacaaaaaataaaacaatttgctTACCTCTTATAGTGCATTGGACTCAGTTATGAAGCGTTTCCCGCTGGATTTTTAGGTTGCATATGAAAACTAGCCATCGTCGCGCCAAAGGGAATAAAACGAAAATTAGCCATACAGAGATGAGCTTAGTGCAAACATCCAATCACAGTGAATCTTAATACGGAAGTCCCTCCCATCGGTGTGCGTCGGAGCTGAGGTGGATCCACCAGTCAAACCGACACGGACTGACGCTAGCTACGGCAGCGCCATGGATGGACCTGAAGAGAAAGATTCCTGTTCCACTGCGACACCTGCGGTCAGCACGcgttcaaagaaaaacaaaaagcagcGACTGGATAACGTTAACACTAAACCAACGCTGTCAACAGAGAAACGTGATGGTGAGGAATGTTTTAATGCTAACAATGAACCATTTGGCTGCTACAGTGCCTAGCTATCTCTGGTACTATTAATTATTACGAAAGTGACACCTCAcaaagttttatattttttaatagttagtaaatgtatatacatttatatcATTATGAATAACCCCAGTGTGGTAACATGGAGGAATAATTTATTTTGTTCTGGAAGTGTCTGCTCTACAACAGGTGTTTGTCTCAGAActttttttacatttgtattgTTACCATTTAAAGtagatatttttgtttctgctgtcatTTAGTTTGCCTAGTTTAGATTAGAGATTCTGCTACTGTTGTTaatgtgtgtctaaattttgtcttTTTTAGATACTTCTTCTGGCCTTGCCCCTACTGCAACTGTGCTTCTTAATAAGGAGAGACAGGAAGTTGCTTTTCTTAAGGAGAAGCTGGAGTGGCAAAAGATGAGAATTGAAGAACTGGAAGGAGAGAGGGATTTCCTCCGAAGTCAGCTATCATCTCTGTCAAGTATGACATTAAACtagtttcataaacattgtttaattTTAGATTATTGTGATAAAAATCAGATAATTTATAAATATACATGAAGATCCCTTATTGTCACTGTGTTGATAAAAAAAATTGTTACTCTTTGGTGTTATGCCAGTTAACTCTTAAAAATAACTTGTTCTAATTGGGTTTAAACCTATTGATTAATTAATTGGCATGTATTATGCCATTACCtattatctgtttattatctgttTTCTTACAGTTGTCTGTGCTCTCacgaataaatacattttcatttacatactttaataattaatttaaaatacACATTTCGACATCAAAGTGTTCATTTAGATGGTTTGTAGTTGTGCCACTTTATCTCTTAGTACCAGCAACTTAGTTTTCCCCTTTTTCTCCTTTAAACACCACGGTAATAGGTAATTACTGCCAATTATTGACATTTAATGTTGTATTGGACAACAACACTCAGTCATTATACTGTTTTATTATTCTATAGTCTACAAAAATTAGATTTGCCCAGCCACATGTATATTATTTCACTCAGAAGGGTGCATCATTCTCATTCTGTCAAAGCACATAAGCTGACAAAATCATCCATTGTGTAATGAAATGAAATTGGCAGCTACTTTGCATGTTTGTTTCACTCTGTGTTACCTGATATgtgttaaaaaaaattctaaattcatCCATTTTTTTCTGCAGCGCAACCTAAAGACGAACCATTAAATGATACGTTTTTCAACAATCCTTCTGAAAACTTGGATTCATCTTCCACATCTTCATCTGCATCATCTGAGtggtcatcctcatcctcatcttcacCCCCAAAGAAGCAAAAGCGCAAATTCAAAAACAAGCATTCAAAAGCCAAGAAATACAAGAAGGAGGAAAAGAAGTTCCGGCAGCGTGGTGAGCAAAATACTTATATTCAGAAGatatgtagcctggcctgccagagtcctcctctgtttaattctgcacagagaaagagtctggtaactctcctatgtaaataaccccacccccctgaaaatgctaaccaaacCAATCATCActgagcagcgtatgtcacacacacagtgaagctcaaATTCTCATAAACAATtatgtctgaagcggagttcaccgcggctctttcctctgttgtaaaagacttggacatgtctttgaaaccacaacaagaaccgctaaaaatctttcttctaaagaaagatgtttgcgccattaccaggctccattttttactacagctaaaaaaactactgtGTCACAtggtacagttggcatttccacctttttttttttttgattggtcatttttgagctggctaatcccgcccctcatgtgcctctctgcctgtgagttaccagactctctgtgcagaagtctagtctggcaggccaggctagaagatATGTTCTTTGGAGATAAAATTaccatttaaacattttcttcaaACTACATTGTATTTGACACCAAACTTGAATATAAGGTTTGGACTGATGCGCATTTTTAgaaatgcatacacacacacacacacacgtatatgcatgtgtgtgtgtaaattataGTAACAGATTGTATTGTGTGCCATGAGCATTTGTTTCtaacagttttctttgttttaatttgatTCTCAGTCCGAACACCAAGTGAGATTGTGCAGAGATACAAGTCCCTCCTCAAGACATTTCCAAAGATGAAGACCTTGTCCAAAGCTTTTCAGAAGCATGGGATTGACAGAAACACAGTTGTGTCCACGGCATCAGTTGCTGAGCTCGCTATCGCAGCTCCTCTTGTTTACCAGGAGCTGATCTCCAACAAGCCCAGTGGAGAGACGGTACTCCATTTTGCTAAGCGATGTGAGGAAGAGATTCAAAGCAATGATGAAGTGAAAAACAAAATAGAAAGCATGAAGGCTGATGGTACTTTGCTTCCAATTCGAAGAGGCAAGTCTGTCTGAAAGCCTACTCAGTTATCTGACTTGTTCTGTTTCAGCATATTTAGCTATAGAACAGATGTGTGTGAAACTGGTATTTTTTTAACGATCTGTTCAGTTATGTGTTCAGTTTCCACACAACAAAGATTTTTCTTGTCATTTTTGTTTAGAAGGTTTTGTGTGTCCTAAGAGTAACCAAAACAACTGCACTTGTTAAGATAGAGTATTGTCTAATGTTATAAGGCAGCTTGTTATACTTTTCATAGTAAGGCCCCTAGTCTTCAAAAAGTTTACTGGTTATAAATAAATGTTAACTAGTTTCATACTAAAAAAGTttcattttacatttaaaaatgtttaagagtcattaataaacactgatatgttttatactttacaataaggctcccttttgtaattataaatgtttattaactattaataaataaagacatattttacactttacaataaggctccagtttgtatttataaatgtttattaatcattaataaataaagacatgttttacactttacaataaggctccagtttgtatttataaatgtttattaactattaatgaataaagacatattttacactttacaataagcctCCCTTTAATCATTGTAAGTATTTATAATGCAGTTATAAGGTACATTATTAGTTGCCCAAAACCTTGTTTACAAATGCTAATAGTGCTTAAAAGGTAGTttcttagtttgaaatgtttaatatatGAAGTCTAGATAAAGTACATAAGTCAACAGATTTGGTTCACTATTTGGCAAGAAACTAGTAAGTTTAGTGTCTTTTTCACCcttaattaatgcataataaatGTTTATTAGTCATATATAAGGCATTATAGATGGATTAATAAGACATTTATAAACCATTTATTAGCCAATTataagggagccttattgtaaagtggtacccttggcttctgaatgtcctagagagatcaggtttgttttaatgtactccaatcaacagcccctacaaccacaaaaaggaatggagtcattagcacttatggtttgtaaatggcacccagaattatgttgcatgaagcacaatttcacatcattctgggtccatttgtgtgaaaacaaggtccaatcaggctgaaa
It contains:
- the LOC139070235 gene encoding coiled-coil domain-containing protein 106-like, which encodes MDGPEEKDSCSTATPAVSTRSKKNKKQRLDNVNTKPTLSTEKRDDTSSGLAPTATVLLNKERQEVAFLKEKLEWQKMRIEELEGERDFLRSQLSSLSTQPKDEPLNDTFFNNPSENLDSSSTSSSASSEWSSSSSSSPPKKQKRKFKNKHSKAKKYKKEEKKFRQRVRTPSEIVQRYKSLLKTFPKMKTLSKAFQKHGIDRNTVVSTASVAELAIAAPLVYQELISNKPSGETVLHFAKRCEEEIQSNDEVKNKIESMKADGTLLPIRRGKSV